In Archangium violaceum, the following are encoded in one genomic region:
- a CDS encoding YciI family protein has protein sequence MRFMVIMYPGPQAEAGVLPDEKTLAEMGKFNEELVKAGVLLGGEGLKPSSQGVRIRFPAGGKPQVSDGPFTEAKELIGGFWIIQVKSKEEAVEWMKRCPAAGGEMIELRPVFETEDFAPSDPSGDLRAAEHRLREQVAAKK, from the coding sequence ATGCGCTTCATGGTGATCATGTACCCGGGCCCCCAGGCCGAGGCGGGCGTTCTGCCGGACGAGAAGACCCTCGCCGAGATGGGGAAGTTCAACGAGGAGCTGGTGAAGGCCGGAGTGCTGCTTGGCGGCGAGGGCCTCAAGCCGAGCTCGCAGGGAGTGCGCATCAGGTTCCCCGCCGGTGGCAAGCCCCAGGTCAGCGACGGCCCCTTCACCGAGGCCAAGGAGCTCATTGGCGGCTTCTGGATCATCCAGGTGAAGTCCAAGGAAGAGGCGGTGGAGTGGATGAAGCGCTGCCCCGCCGCTGGTGGCGAGATGATCGAACTGCGCCCGGTGTTCGAGACGGAGGACTTCGCTCCCAGCGATCCGTCCGGAGACTTGCGGGCGGCCGAGCATCGCCTGCGCGAGCAGGTGGCCGCGAAGAAGTAG
- a CDS encoding right-handed parallel beta-helix repeat-containing protein: MVKFLKAKASAAALGVSLFGAIVTSPAAHGTAAVDGGASVGVPAVLAATLAPFDPAMAQAPTIEPNPKNVDYPVPTVGAVYFVSNNGDDAANGRSDATPFKTLGRALTAAKAGPRPATVVLLAGIYEEGAAAAGPTGAYKIEFPVTIQPYHRDKVWMKGSVVVTGWASVGTNLWRHTGWTTRFCQRPTDGRSDRFCKNPSLNNPTYPMAGAQDMVFRDDRPLRQVATLAEVGPGRFFVDTSLGHLYIGDSPTGARIEASNRDLALHVSGWDPGTGGSGTVIQGLGFKHYATEEQTAKQSTERPPKGGVVLLDNVSNTRVENNTITQSASTALTAVKATGAVIRDNVLAENGYVGANITGTTGGLTFDGNRVFRNNTEGLHDTLTGGEAEGAAGVKITSTSPLTVRDNIFDHNDGSGFWCDLDCANATITRNVSRNNIGNGIFYEVSQRAIIASNVLTGNTEAGLSIGGADGVQIYNNTLYGNSDTRPGELFGAELVVFDLQRPGCPQAGCVERWRTRNIVIRNNLTGGAGSRRLFNSSTGVSNPAARVPADTFITAMDHNGYHRSTAAGGPPTPTTFAGWLHPRPTAQGGPFHVDHASLASVQAFTAAEDHSLAFDQAADPFFVDAANGDFSLLASSPARASGDPLPPAVAAAIGVPADPAPVDRGALAWPTLQLRAPAYGSTIRGPAVALATNVPDPARVTSVEYHVNRVGSMTTTKVGSTVNRGFGYAFVWNTTTVADGPYEIRAHVVRVVGTTRTVVKSPPIIVTVRNG; this comes from the coding sequence ATGGTGAAGTTCCTGAAAGCCAAGGCCAGCGCCGCCGCACTGGGCGTCAGCTTGTTCGGTGCCATTGTCACCAGCCCAGCCGCCCACGGCACCGCCGCGGTCGATGGCGGTGCGAGTGTCGGCGTTCCCGCGGTACTCGCTGCCACCCTCGCGCCCTTCGACCCGGCCATGGCTCAGGCGCCCACCATCGAACCCAACCCCAAGAACGTCGACTACCCGGTGCCCACGGTCGGGGCGGTGTACTTCGTCTCGAACAACGGTGACGACGCCGCCAACGGGCGTTCGGATGCCACGCCGTTCAAGACCCTGGGCCGAGCGCTGACCGCGGCCAAGGCGGGCCCCCGACCGGCGACCGTCGTCCTGCTGGCCGGCATCTACGAAGAAGGGGCCGCGGCGGCGGGCCCGACCGGCGCCTACAAAATCGAATTCCCCGTCACGATCCAGCCCTACCACAGAGATAAGGTCTGGATGAAGGGCAGTGTCGTGGTCACGGGCTGGGCCTCGGTCGGGACCAACCTCTGGCGCCACACAGGGTGGACCACCCGCTTCTGCCAGCGACCGACCGACGGCCGCAGCGACCGGTTCTGCAAGAACCCGTCACTGAACAACCCGACCTATCCCATGGCCGGTGCCCAGGACATGGTGTTCCGCGATGATCGACCGCTGCGCCAGGTGGCGACCCTCGCCGAGGTGGGCCCCGGTCGGTTCTTCGTCGACACCTCGCTCGGACACCTCTACATCGGTGACTCGCCGACCGGTGCCAGGATCGAGGCATCGAATCGCGACCTGGCCCTGCACGTCTCGGGCTGGGATCCGGGAACCGGCGGTAGCGGAACCGTCATCCAGGGGCTCGGGTTCAAGCACTACGCCACCGAGGAGCAGACGGCGAAGCAGTCGACGGAGCGCCCGCCGAAGGGAGGCGTCGTGCTGCTCGACAACGTCTCGAACACCCGGGTGGAGAACAACACCATCACGCAGTCCGCTTCCACCGCCCTCACCGCGGTGAAGGCCACCGGCGCGGTGATCCGCGACAACGTGCTCGCGGAGAACGGCTATGTCGGCGCCAACATCACCGGTACCACCGGCGGGCTGACCTTCGACGGCAACCGCGTCTTCCGCAACAACACCGAGGGTCTGCACGACACCCTGACCGGTGGCGAGGCCGAGGGCGCCGCCGGGGTCAAGATCACCTCCACTTCGCCGTTGACCGTTCGGGACAACATCTTCGACCACAACGACGGCAGCGGTTTCTGGTGTGACCTGGATTGCGCCAACGCCACCATCACCCGCAATGTCAGTCGCAACAACATCGGGAACGGCATCTTCTACGAGGTCTCGCAGCGGGCGATCATCGCCTCCAACGTGCTGACCGGCAACACCGAAGCCGGGTTGTCCATCGGCGGGGCGGACGGGGTGCAGATCTACAACAACACGTTGTACGGCAACTCCGACACGCGACCCGGTGAGTTGTTCGGCGCCGAGTTGGTCGTGTTCGACCTGCAACGACCCGGTTGCCCCCAGGCGGGGTGCGTCGAGCGGTGGCGGACCCGCAACATCGTGATCAGGAACAACCTCACCGGAGGAGCGGGCTCGAGGCGGCTGTTCAACTCCTCCACGGGCGTCTCGAACCCGGCAGCTCGGGTGCCCGCCGACACCTTCATCACCGCCATGGATCACAACGGCTACCACCGGTCGACCGCCGCCGGCGGCCCGCCCACGCCGACAACGTTCGCCGGATGGCTGCACCCCCGCCCGACGGCCCAGGGTGGCCCCTTCCACGTCGACCACGCCAGTCTGGCGTCGGTGCAGGCTTTCACCGCGGCCGAAGATCACAGCCTGGCGTTCGATCAGGCGGCGGACCCCTTCTTCGTCGACGCGGCGAACGGCGACTTCTCCTTGCTGGCCAGTAGCCCGGCCCGGGCAAGCGGGGACCCGCTGCCGCCCGCTGTCGCCGCCGCCATCGGCGTGCCCGCTGACCCGGCACCCGTCGACCGGGGCGCGTTGGCGTGGCCGACGCTGCAACTGCGAGCACCGGCCTACGGGTCGACGATCCGTGGCCCGGCCGTGGCCCTGGCCACCAACGTGCCGGACCCGGCGAGGGTGACCAGCGTCGAGTACCACGTCAACCGGGTCGGCTCCATGACGACGACGAAGGTGGGCTCGACGGTCAACCGGGGGTTCGGATACGCCTTCGTCTGGAACACGACCACCGTGGCCGACGGCCCGTATGAGATCCGAGCCCATGTCGTCAGGGTGGTGGGCACGACCCGCACGGTCGTCAAGAGCCCGCCCATCATTGTCACGGTGCGCAACGGGTGA
- a CDS encoding PLP-dependent aminotransferase family protein encodes MRNGRADVSHPLVTLRRDAPLQKQIVGELRARILSGELPGGARLPSARLLARELRVARITVVTAYNALADEGYVEIEARRAPRVVAVPPEARMNVEAHAPARRVDREPPRISTRARRLLHSGRGALLSYDGGPRPFRAGLPPLDLFPLEDWARAVARAARRATRRDLVYGEPQGTRGLREAILEHVCAVRGVRAHVDQVFVTAGSQAGFDLCARVLIEPGATAWVEDPGFPGIRGALLANGGSAVPVPVDGDGLCVGIGRARAPDAAVAFVSPSHQFPLGVRLSLSRRLELLAWARERRRWIVEDDYESEYRFEGRPVAALAALDASHRVLYVGTFSRVFLPGLRLGYVVVPEQLVDAFAAVRVLVDRHSPYLTQLAFAEFLESGQFARHLRRLRASTLERRDHLLSAVGRLFGARLRVDVPDAGSHILGWLERGWDDREVARAAARVDVDVFPLSRFTMRRRMPPALVLGYGAYPPSAVSEALERLSGQVGLRVPGRVARIL; translated from the coding sequence ATGCGAAACGGTCGAGCCGATGTCTCACACCCGCTCGTGACGCTGCGGCGGGATGCGCCTCTCCAGAAGCAGATCGTCGGAGAGCTTCGAGCGCGAATCCTCAGCGGCGAGCTTCCCGGTGGCGCCAGGCTGCCATCCGCGAGGCTTCTCGCTCGCGAGCTGCGCGTGGCGAGGATCACCGTCGTCACCGCGTACAACGCACTCGCTGACGAGGGGTACGTCGAGATCGAGGCTCGCCGTGCTCCGAGGGTCGTCGCCGTTCCTCCCGAGGCTCGCATGAACGTGGAGGCTCACGCGCCCGCGCGGCGGGTGGACCGGGAACCTCCGAGGATCTCCACCCGTGCGCGCCGCCTGCTCCATTCAGGCCGCGGGGCGTTGCTGTCGTATGACGGAGGCCCCCGTCCTTTTCGGGCGGGTCTTCCACCGCTCGATCTTTTTCCTCTGGAGGACTGGGCTCGGGCGGTGGCGCGTGCCGCCCGGCGCGCGACGAGGCGTGATCTCGTCTATGGTGAGCCGCAGGGAACGCGCGGGCTTCGGGAGGCCATCCTCGAGCATGTCTGTGCCGTGCGTGGTGTACGCGCCCATGTAGACCAGGTCTTCGTGACAGCGGGCTCCCAGGCGGGTTTCGATCTCTGTGCCCGCGTGCTCATCGAGCCCGGCGCGACGGCGTGGGTCGAGGATCCCGGTTTCCCGGGCATCCGAGGTGCGCTCCTGGCGAATGGAGGCAGCGCGGTGCCGGTCCCCGTGGATGGTGATGGGCTGTGCGTCGGGATTGGACGGGCTCGCGCTCCGGACGCGGCCGTGGCGTTCGTCTCGCCATCGCATCAATTTCCCCTGGGCGTCCGGCTCTCGCTGTCGCGGCGTCTCGAGCTCCTGGCGTGGGCGCGGGAGAGGCGGCGCTGGATCGTGGAAGATGATTACGAGAGCGAGTACCGATTCGAAGGCCGCCCCGTGGCCGCACTCGCCGCGTTGGATGCGTCACACCGGGTTCTCTATGTCGGCACGTTCAGCCGGGTCTTCCTCCCAGGCTTGCGTCTGGGGTACGTCGTCGTGCCCGAGCAGCTCGTCGATGCCTTCGCCGCGGTGCGTGTTCTCGTGGATCGTCACTCGCCGTACCTCACCCAGCTCGCATTCGCGGAGTTCCTCGAGAGCGGTCAGTTCGCGCGTCACCTGAGACGACTTCGTGCCTCGACGCTCGAGCGGCGTGACCATCTGCTCTCGGCGGTGGGGCGCCTGTTCGGAGCGCGCCTCCGGGTGGATGTTCCTGATGCGGGGAGTCACATCCTGGGTTGGTTGGAGCGCGGATGGGATGACCGGGAGGTCGCGCGGGCCGCGGCTCGGGTCGACGTGGACGTGTTCCCGCTCTCGCGGTTCACGATGCGCCGACGCATGCCTCCGGCGCTCGTGCTGGGGTATGGGGCGTATCCTCCCAGCGCCGTGTCGGAGGCCTTGGAGCGGCTCTCCGGTCAGGTGGGGTTGCGAGTGCCGGGTCGTGTCGCGCGAATCCTTTGA
- a CDS encoding nucleotidyltransferase domain-containing protein, translating into MTSALGAWRANPGILGVLAGGSYLSRNMDEFSDLDLILVVSDELRAAIEQERIAIARAAGPLLQGFTGEHVGEPRLLICLYGPPLLHVDLKFISVSELGSRIEEPEVLFERAGIITERLGSTRASPLGTPSAQWIEDRIWVWIHYGIDKIRRGELFECLDMLAFLRAQALAPLIRLIDGGVWRGVRRLEASRHAPALSRVCARHDAEECLRAMAAAVDVYTALRSQLQESDRPRHSPAEPDVRAYLAEVCAAGAHCR; encoded by the coding sequence TTGACCTCCGCACTGGGTGCCTGGCGGGCCAACCCCGGAATCCTGGGGGTCCTGGCCGGTGGCTCGTACCTCAGCCGGAACATGGACGAGTTCTCCGACCTGGATCTCATCCTCGTTGTCTCGGACGAGCTGCGGGCCGCCATCGAGCAGGAGCGCATCGCGATCGCCCGCGCCGCGGGTCCCCTCCTTCAGGGATTCACGGGGGAGCACGTTGGCGAGCCCCGCCTGCTGATCTGCCTCTACGGCCCGCCGCTGCTTCATGTCGATCTGAAGTTCATCTCCGTCTCCGAGCTCGGCTCCCGCATCGAGGAGCCGGAGGTCCTCTTCGAGCGTGCTGGCATCATCACAGAGCGGCTGGGCTCGACACGGGCGAGTCCTCTGGGAACGCCGTCGGCGCAATGGATCGAAGACCGCATCTGGGTGTGGATCCACTACGGCATCGACAAGATCCGGCGCGGAGAGCTCTTCGAGTGCCTGGACATGCTGGCGTTTCTGCGGGCCCAGGCCCTGGCTCCGCTGATACGGCTCATTGACGGTGGCGTGTGGCGCGGGGTACGGCGGCTCGAAGCCTCACGCCATGCGCCGGCGCTCTCGCGGGTCTGTGCGCGCCACGACGCGGAAGAGTGTCTTCGCGCGATGGCCGCCGCGGTCGATGTCTACACCGCGCTGCGGAGTCAGCTCCAGGAGTCGGACAGACCTCGGCACTCACCGGCGGAGCCTGACGTCCGCGCATACCTGGCGGAGGTGTGCGCAGCAGGGGCGCATTGCCGTTGA
- a CDS encoding YkgJ family cysteine cluster protein, with amino-acid sequence MTTPGTPESPLSILCRGCGLCCDGSLFSHVGLEADELERLRALGIPTQQRGSGKEVLAQRCPALKGRDCQIYKDRPSSCAAYQCLLAGSLVEDRITLEEAQAVVRKAQRLIADGHARRFLRQRFRGRKGLD; translated from the coding sequence GTGACGACTCCTGGCACACCCGAATCTCCGCTCTCGATCCTCTGCCGCGGCTGCGGCCTGTGCTGCGATGGCAGCCTCTTCAGCCACGTGGGGCTTGAGGCGGACGAGCTGGAGCGTCTGCGCGCCCTCGGTATTCCCACGCAGCAGCGGGGGAGTGGGAAGGAGGTGCTTGCGCAGCGGTGCCCAGCGCTCAAGGGCCGTGACTGCCAGATCTACAAAGACCGTCCGTCGAGCTGCGCCGCGTACCAGTGCTTGCTCGCGGGCTCCCTCGTCGAGGACCGGATCACACTGGAGGAGGCTCAGGCGGTGGTGCGCAAAGCGCAGCGGCTGATTGCCGACGGCCACGCCCGACGCTTCCTTCGACAGCGCTTCCGTGGACGCAAGGGCCTCGATTGA
- a CDS encoding peptidoglycan-binding domain-containing protein: MKGNEAIPLVSTTVLMKGATGDAVKALQKDLVRLGYMTQTQMDTGPGIFGSQTDAAVRKFQSANGLDADGIVGQYTRAALDRALAALPPVSTSISTQGREQMRRLLEVARSNSAGKRPDGYCLKHVNDWLNGITYARIGNGNSPRLPYAYRYGEWLNANLQTLEIQKMNLTNPYKAPAGAIVVVRAGTPGTSHPTAGDIAVADGNGKFYNGGEMGYGGSQNFPAGNTYVIGIFAPK, encoded by the coding sequence ATGAAAGGCAATGAAGCAATCCCTCTCGTTTCGACCACGGTGCTGATGAAGGGAGCCACGGGAGACGCGGTGAAGGCACTGCAGAAGGATCTGGTGCGGCTGGGTTACATGACCCAGACCCAGATGGACACGGGCCCGGGCATCTTCGGCTCGCAGACCGATGCGGCGGTGAGGAAGTTCCAGAGCGCCAACGGTCTGGATGCGGACGGGATCGTGGGCCAGTACACCCGCGCGGCCCTCGACAGGGCTCTGGCGGCGCTCCCGCCGGTCTCCACCAGCATCTCGACCCAGGGGCGCGAGCAGATGCGCAGGCTGCTGGAGGTCGCCCGGAGCAACAGTGCCGGGAAGCGGCCCGACGGGTATTGCCTGAAGCACGTGAACGACTGGCTGAACGGCATCACCTACGCGCGGATCGGCAACGGCAACTCGCCGCGCCTACCCTATGCCTACAGGTACGGGGAGTGGCTCAACGCGAACCTGCAGACGCTTGAAATCCAGAAGATGAACCTCACCAACCCCTACAAGGCTCCCGCGGGGGCCATCGTGGTGGTGCGCGCCGGCACTCCAGGCACCAGCCACCCAACCGCCGGGGACATCGCCGTCGCCGATGGCAACGGCAAGTTCTACAACGGCGGCGAAATGGGCTACGGCGGCTCGCAGAACTTCCCCGCGGGCAACACCTACGTGATTGGCATCTTCGCCCCGAAGTGA
- a CDS encoding DUF1360 domain-containing protein, which produces MAIPLRERWPFRGYRDEDQRPLGSYALLMTAWNLGLVGLLTLGRRRLKHRMDLGDTVLLGVATHKLTRLLARDQVTSPLRAPFTRFESKGSAGEVNETSRGEGLRRAVGDLVSCIFCLGPWVGLGLTGLYVAKPEAARVVGSVFALTATSDFLHRGYEWLGAELHRAEAREKQAGVEAHLAARRQETERPTPAH; this is translated from the coding sequence ATGGCCATTCCATTGAGGGAGCGCTGGCCCTTCCGGGGCTACCGCGACGAGGATCAGCGGCCGTTGGGCTCGTACGCGCTGCTGATGACGGCCTGGAATCTCGGCCTGGTGGGACTGCTCACCCTGGGGCGCCGCCGGCTGAAGCATCGGATGGACCTGGGCGACACCGTGCTGCTGGGCGTGGCCACACACAAGCTGACGCGCCTGCTGGCTCGTGACCAGGTGACGAGTCCCTTGCGTGCGCCCTTTACCCGTTTCGAGTCGAAGGGGAGTGCTGGCGAAGTCAACGAGACGTCACGCGGCGAGGGCCTGAGGCGCGCGGTGGGGGACCTCGTCAGCTGTATCTTCTGCCTGGGACCCTGGGTGGGCCTGGGCCTCACCGGACTGTACGTGGCGAAGCCGGAAGCGGCCCGGGTGGTGGGGTCTGTCTTCGCCCTCACGGCCACGTCGGACTTCCTCCACCGGGGCTATGAGTGGCTCGGCGCGGAGCTGCACCGGGCCGAGGCCCGGGAGAAGCAGGCTGGAGTCGAAGCCCACCTCGCCGCGCGGCGGCAGGAGACGGAGCGGCCCACCCCCGCGCACTGA
- a CDS encoding glycoside hydrolase family 15 protein: MSQPSIADYALLSNCRTVALVSQGGSVDWLGFPRLDSPSIFGRLLDETAGHFSLQPLDLVHVHRRYRDRTLVLETTFETRSGSAVLVDALAVGPHERDHSLGTHSPPVLLRHLRCTEGELTVSLEFVPRPEYGRVLPLLEPVAGGVLASAGVSTLRLSSPLPLRADAGAARAWFTLREGESVAFALECGAREGARPSRWTQRRILRRIEDTARAWESWSSHHQDYQGPWRELVQHSGRVLQGLSFQPTGAIAAAATTSLPEVTGGERNWDYRYCWVRDASQTMEALWVAACPDEALTFFRFLAHALLPPLRSQGHLPVVLGVRGECELKEQVLSHLSGWHGSRPVRVGNGAWDQRQLDVAGELLGAAHRLQEQLEDMDEDVRQLLVEVAHWAAAHWREDDRGIWEVRGQPRAFLHSKLMCWVALDRAVQLAPRLRAEAEARTWRKAQEEVRQAILTRGWNARANAFTQAFGSEALDASVLLMPVVGFLPARHPRMLATLEAVATRLTDSRGLVYRYVNEDGVEGAEGPFILCTFWLAHAWALAGEVERARDAFARAASFINDVGLLAEEVHPSQRELLGNFPLAFSHVGLINAAWAISQAEAACSRAAGSPTPVSGFVRVPATPERL; this comes from the coding sequence ATGAGCCAGCCCTCCATCGCGGACTACGCCCTGCTCTCCAACTGCCGCACGGTCGCCCTCGTCAGCCAGGGCGGCTCGGTGGACTGGCTGGGTTTCCCGCGCCTGGACTCGCCCTCCATTTTCGGACGCCTCCTGGACGAGACCGCCGGCCACTTCTCCCTCCAGCCGCTCGACCTGGTGCATGTCCACCGGCGCTACCGTGACCGCACGCTGGTGCTGGAGACGACCTTCGAGACGAGGAGCGGCAGCGCCGTGCTGGTGGACGCGTTGGCCGTGGGCCCCCACGAGCGCGACCATTCGCTCGGCACCCACTCGCCCCCTGTCCTTCTCCGCCACCTCCGCTGCACGGAAGGCGAGCTCACGGTGTCGTTGGAGTTCGTGCCTCGCCCGGAATACGGGCGCGTGCTGCCGCTGCTCGAGCCGGTGGCGGGGGGCGTTCTCGCCTCGGCGGGCGTGAGCACCCTGCGTCTCTCCTCGCCTCTGCCGCTGAGGGCTGACGCTGGAGCTGCTCGGGCCTGGTTTACCCTCCGCGAGGGCGAATCGGTGGCCTTCGCCCTGGAGTGTGGCGCACGCGAGGGGGCGCGGCCGTCGCGGTGGACGCAGCGGCGGATTCTCCGGCGAATCGAGGACACGGCGAGGGCGTGGGAGAGCTGGTCCTCGCACCACCAGGACTACCAGGGGCCCTGGCGTGAGCTCGTCCAACACAGTGGCCGTGTCCTCCAGGGGCTCAGCTTCCAGCCCACCGGGGCCATCGCCGCCGCGGCCACGACCTCCTTGCCGGAAGTGACTGGCGGCGAGCGCAATTGGGACTACCGGTACTGCTGGGTGCGGGATGCCAGCCAGACGATGGAGGCCCTCTGGGTGGCGGCCTGCCCCGACGAGGCGCTCACCTTCTTCCGCTTCCTGGCCCACGCCCTCCTGCCCCCGTTGCGAAGCCAGGGACACCTTCCGGTCGTGCTCGGCGTGAGGGGCGAGTGCGAGCTGAAGGAGCAGGTGCTGTCCCACTTGTCGGGCTGGCATGGCAGCCGTCCCGTCCGAGTGGGAAATGGCGCGTGGGACCAGCGCCAGCTGGATGTGGCGGGAGAGCTGCTGGGCGCGGCCCACCGTCTCCAGGAGCAACTGGAGGACATGGACGAGGACGTGCGCCAGTTGTTGGTGGAGGTGGCCCACTGGGCCGCCGCCCACTGGCGGGAGGACGACCGCGGCATCTGGGAGGTGAGGGGACAGCCGCGCGCCTTCCTCCATTCCAAGCTCATGTGCTGGGTGGCGCTGGACAGGGCCGTCCAGCTGGCACCCCGACTGCGCGCGGAGGCCGAGGCACGCACGTGGCGGAAGGCCCAGGAGGAAGTGCGGCAGGCGATCCTGACGCGCGGCTGGAACGCTCGCGCCAACGCGTTCACGCAAGCCTTTGGCAGCGAGGCGCTCGACGCCTCCGTCCTCCTCATGCCGGTGGTGGGCTTTCTCCCCGCCAGACATCCGCGCATGCTCGCCACCCTCGAGGCCGTGGCAACACGGCTCACCGACTCCCGGGGCCTCGTCTACCGCTACGTGAACGAGGATGGCGTCGAGGGGGCGGAGGGTCCCTTCATCCTCTGTACGTTCTGGCTCGCCCACGCCTGGGCGCTGGCCGGCGAGGTGGAGCGGGCCCGTGACGCCTTCGCACGGGCCGCCTCCTTCATCAATGACGTCGGCTTGCTGGCCGAAGAGGTGCACCCGAGCCAGCGCGAGCTGCTGGGCAACTTTCCTCTCGCCTTCAGCCACGTGGGCCTCATCAATGCGGCGTGGGCCATTTCCCAAGCGGAAGCGGCTTGCTCGCGAGCAGCGGGGAGTCCCACTCCTGTGAGCGGTTTTGTCAGGGTTCCCGCAACCCCGGAGAGGCTTTAG
- a CDS encoding arginase family protein, with protein MPDVRHYAIIEAPSNLGLKPTGVETLPARLLGHGLAERLEARRAGRLDVPPYSFERDPETRTLNAQAIAEWSPKLADAVEGVIAAGEFPVVLGGDCSMVLGPTLALKRRGRYGLLFIDGHADFYQPEVNPNGEAASMDLAFATGHGPALLADLEGRGPLVRDEDAFLFGFRDADEQAEYGSQPLPPGLRAFDLATVRRMGVETAALAAVEHLTRDGLDGFFIHLDADSLDDELMPAVDYHLAGGLSWDELTTTLRVAIASGKAMGLEVAIYNPKLDEDGSAGRGLADALTEALGTSAPSSSASPGYDAMEVESLVSNLRATRGS; from the coding sequence ATGCCGGACGTCCGCCACTACGCCATCATCGAGGCGCCTTCGAACCTGGGGCTGAAGCCGACGGGTGTGGAGACACTCCCGGCGCGGTTGCTCGGCCACGGACTGGCGGAGCGCCTGGAGGCCCGCCGGGCAGGCCGGCTCGACGTCCCACCTTACAGCTTCGAGCGCGATCCGGAGACCCGGACCCTCAACGCCCAGGCGATCGCCGAGTGGTCGCCGAAGCTGGCCGACGCGGTGGAAGGGGTGATCGCCGCCGGCGAGTTCCCGGTGGTCCTGGGCGGCGACTGCTCCATGGTGCTTGGGCCCACCCTCGCGCTGAAGCGTCGCGGACGTTACGGCCTGCTGTTCATCGACGGACACGCGGACTTCTACCAGCCCGAGGTAAACCCCAACGGCGAGGCGGCCTCCATGGACCTCGCCTTCGCCACCGGCCACGGCCCCGCGCTCCTGGCCGACCTCGAAGGGCGCGGGCCCCTGGTGCGCGACGAGGACGCCTTCCTCTTCGGCTTCCGGGACGCCGACGAGCAGGCCGAGTACGGCAGCCAGCCCTTGCCGCCCGGGCTCCGCGCATTCGACCTGGCGACGGTGCGGCGCATGGGCGTCGAGACAGCGGCCCTGGCCGCTGTGGAGCACCTGACGCGCGACGGCCTGGACGGGTTCTTCATCCACCTGGACGCCGACAGCCTCGACGATGAGCTCATGCCGGCTGTGGACTACCACCTCGCGGGCGGCCTCTCCTGGGACGAGCTGACGACGACACTCCGGGTGGCCATCGCCAGCGGCAAGGCGATGGGGCTGGAGGTGGCCATCTACAATCCCAAGCTCGACGAGGACGGATCCGCCGGCCGCGGCCTCGCGGATGCCCTGACCGAGGCGCTGGGGACCTCGGCACCCAGTTCCTCGGCCTCGCCTGGCTACGACGCCATGGAGGTGGAGTCGCTGGTGTCCAACCTCCGAGCGACCCGGGGCTCGTAG
- a CDS encoding methyltransferase: MTHSHPPHVHIVPGFGADRAAHYDAQAAISLPGAQALYEVGVSALASQLDGQDAASLLFVGMGTGAELMPYLRFDVPGWRFTGVDPSDAMLAVARKRLEAEGLLSRTHLHVGELHTLPPRPPFDGAQMMGVLHHVQGHEARLELLREVARRLKPGAPFVVGCRIGKDPVLTNVEFRRWRAYGTPPDELERRRQAFSTLQPVESDAALFAMLAQAGMVAPRPIFVSLQFKVFLARYEPEAVPPSR; this comes from the coding sequence ATGACGCACTCCCACCCGCCCCACGTCCACATCGTGCCGGGCTTTGGCGCCGACCGCGCCGCCCACTACGACGCCCAGGCCGCCATCAGCCTCCCCGGCGCCCAGGCGCTGTACGAGGTGGGCGTCAGCGCTCTCGCGAGCCAGCTGGACGGCCAGGACGCGGCATCCCTGCTCTTCGTGGGCATGGGCACGGGCGCGGAGTTGATGCCCTACCTCCGCTTCGACGTGCCGGGCTGGCGCTTCACGGGCGTCGATCCCTCCGACGCCATGCTCGCGGTCGCCCGGAAGCGCCTGGAGGCCGAGGGGCTGCTCTCCCGGACGCATCTGCACGTCGGGGAGCTGCACACCCTGCCCCCCCGGCCTCCGTTCGACGGCGCGCAGATGATGGGGGTGCTGCACCATGTGCAGGGACATGAGGCCCGGCTCGAGCTGCTGCGCGAGGTGGCCCGGCGGCTCAAGCCCGGGGCGCCCTTCGTCGTGGGCTGCCGCATCGGCAAGGACCCCGTGCTGACGAACGTGGAGTTCCGGCGATGGCGCGCGTATGGAACCCCCCCGGACGAGCTGGAGCGCCGCCGCCAGGCCTTCTCGACGCTACAGCCCGTCGAGTCCGATGCCGCCCTGTTCGCGATGCTCGCCCAGGCCGGAATGGTGGCGCCGCGTCCGATCTTCGTCTCGCTTCAGTTCAAGGTCTTCCTCGCGCGCTACGAGCCCGAGGCCGTGCCCCCAAGCAGGTGA